A stretch of DNA from Sebastes fasciatus isolate fSebFas1 chromosome 16, fSebFas1.pri, whole genome shotgun sequence:
gaccaggagagaccagtaaagaccagtagagaccagtagagaccagtaaagaccagtagagaccagtagagaccagtagagaccagtagagaccagtaaagaccagtagagaccagtaaagaccagtagagaccagtagagaccagtagagaccagtaaagaccagtagagaccagtaaagaccagtagagaccagtagagaccagtaaagaccagtagagaccagtaaagaccagtagagaccagtagagaccagtagagaccagtagagaccagtagagaccagtaaagaccagtagagaccagtagagaccagtagagaccagtaaagaccagtagagaccagtagagaccagtagagaccagtagagaccagtaaagaccagtagagaccagtaaagaccagtagagaccagtagagaccagtagagaccagtaaagaccagtagagaccagtagagaccagtagagaccagtaaagaccagtagagaccagtagagaccagtaaagaccagtagagaccagtaaagaccagtagagaccagtagagaccagtagagaccagtagagactaCTTCAGTCCCACCAGTAGACAATGTCTCTCTGTTGTAAACAATGTGTCCCagttcacttcctgttagtggacgtgaatgacatcagctgacaggaagtaaagatGGACCCaggctgttgcctagcaacgtaatcCCGTTAATATTCTGCTGATATAAAActtgaatattaataataataatgtctcaCCCGTCTCAACGGTCAGATCAAAGTGATGCTTTTTGTCGTTGAACCAGCCGTAGATGTCCACCCTGCAGCCGTAGCGTCCGGCGTCCGTCTCCGAGACGTTGAGGATGGTCAGAGAGACGTCTCCGGCCTCCAGTCGTCCCAGTAGCTGGTACCTGCTGGACGCTCTGGTTCCGTCCACCACGCGGTGTCCGTCCGTGGAGATGAGCTGGTTCCTGCAGCCTGACGGCGGTATATCTCCTCGACCCCAGCAGACCCCCAGCGCCCCGTGGTGGAAGATGTCATACTTACAGGTCAGAGTGACGCCTCCTCCGACTCGACCAACAACGCTGTCGCCGACGACAACGCCGACTGGAGACACAAACACGTTAACCATTGAGACGCCACGCTGAGTTAAAGCTGAGTTAAAGCTGaactctggtctctctctgctctggactcgggtctgtctctgctctggactcgggtctctctctgctctggactcgggtctgtctctgctctggactcgggtctctctctgctctggactcgggtctgtctctgctctggactcgggtctctctctgctctggactcgggtctgtctctgctctggactcgggtctctctctgctctggactcgggtctctctctgctctggactcgggtctgtctctgctctggactcgggtctgtctctgctctggactcgggtctgtctctgctctggactcgggtctgtctctgctctggactcgggtctgtctctgctctggactcgggtctgtctctgctctggactcgggtctgtctctgctctggactcgggtctgtctctgctctggactcgggtctctctctgctctggactcgggtctgtctctgctctggactcgggtctctctctgctctggactcgggtctgtctctgctctggactcgggtctgtctctgctctggactcgggtctgtctctgctctggactcgggtctctctctgctctggactcgggtctgtctctgctctggactcgggtctctctctgctctggactcgggtctgtctctgctctggactcgggtctgtctctgctctggactcgggtctctctctgctctggactcgggtctgtctctgctctggactcgggtctctctctgctctggactcgggtctgtctctgctctggactcgggtctgtctctgctctggactcgggtctgtctctgctctggactcgggtctgtctctgctctggactcgggtctgtctctgctctggactcgggtctgtctctgctctggactcgggtctgtctctgctctggactcgggtctgtctctgctctggactcgggtctgtctctgctctggactcgggtctgtctctgctctggactcgggtctgtctctgctctggactcgggtctgtctctgctctggactcgggtctgtctctgctctggactcgggtctctctctgctctggactcgggtctgtctctgctctggactcgggtctgtctctgctctggactcgggtctgtctctgctctggactcgggtctgtctctgctctggactcgggtctgtctctgctctggactcgggtctgtctctgctctggactcgggtctgtctctgctctggactcgggtctgtctctgctctggactcgggtctgtctctgctctggaCTCGGGTCTGTCTCACAGACATCAGAATAAAAGCTGCAGCTCTTCATGTCTTCTGATTATTGATATTTATATATGATATGAACATGAACCTGATGCTCTCACTGACTCTGATCAATCACCTGATCAATCAATCATTCATATTTAAAATGAGGCAAAGAACAAAGGTTTGGAGGAGAAACacaaaattaatattaatattaatgttaacgTTAATAAATCAAACAGAAAATCCCAACAAAGCCATAAAAGAGTGAAGATATATATAACTCTGCTcctctatagatatatatatctataatatatatatctatatattatagatatatatgtttAACTGTATTCTATAATAATGAACAGCTGTATTCTGACCTTTAGTCTATATTTATTAAACCTCTCTACTTCAGTTCTCGTcctgcattatattccatattagACATTTCTTAATCCCTGGTCTCTATATCTCCTATAGGTTATTATCTATACACTATATTCATCTTTAACAGTTTATTCATCTCCTGGTAGTTTTATATCtgctatatattttatattctgtTCTACTAACTAACATGTTTTTACTAACATATTGTACTATTTACTAATTTCcctcaataaagttactatctatctgtctatcaatttatataatgataatgataataacaataataatgttaataatgataataacaataataatgttaataatgataataacaataataatgttaataatgataataacaataataatgttaataatgataataacaataataatgttaataatgataataacaataataatgttaataatgataataacaataataatgataatagtaataaataataataatagttataataataatgataaagagTTACCagtgaggaggacgaggagcaCAACGATCTTCATCatgaacacactgacacactgacatcacacactaacacacacagttaaacacacacagttaaacacacacagctgcacactGCAAGAAATGAACCGCTGACTCGTTAAATAGAAGAAACTCAGTGTGGTCAGAGACATGATGAAACCAAGAGAAAcgaaagacacacagagagacagaaacacagaaacacagaaagacagaaagacagaaacacagaaacacagaaagacagaaagacagaaacacagaaacacagaaagacagaaacacagagagacagaaagacagaaacacagaaagacagaaagacagaaacacagagagacagaaagacagaaagacagaaacacagaaacacagaaagacagaaagacagaaacacagaaacacagaaagacagaaagacagaaacacagagagacagaaagacagaaacacagaaagacagaaacacagagagacagaaagacagaaacacagaaagacagaaacacagaaacacagaaagacagaaagacagaaacacagaaacacagaaagacagaaagacagaaacacagaaacacagaaacacagaaagacagaaacacagaaacacagaaagacagaaagacagaaacacagaaacacagagagacagaaagacagaaacacagaaagacagaaacacagagagacagaaagacagaaacacagaaagacagaaagacagaaacacagag
This window harbors:
- the LOC141752411 gene encoding hepatitis A virus cellular receptor 1-like isoform X5, yielding MMKIVVLLVLLTVGVVVGDSVVGRVGGGVTLTCKYDIFHHGALGVCWGRGDIPPSGCRNQLISTDGHRVVDGTRASSRYQLLGRLEAGDVSLTILNVSETDAGRYGCRVDIYGWFNDKKHHFDLTVETAPQTTTSSPSSRETSPEQTDVSPPAGQQCGCGSGVCSGRVGSSGHSRRRRHHRGEQQVTSRVQFRSPPPPPLQLQSRGSVVENIYQIDEGGDGGDGGDGGEYEYCP
- the LOC141752411 gene encoding hepatitis A virus cellular receptor 2 homolog isoform X4, producing the protein MMKIVVLLVLLTVGVVVGDSVVGRVGGGVTLTCKYDIFHHGALGVCWGRGDIPPSGCRNQLISTDGHRVVDGTRASSRYQLLGRLEAGDVSLTILNVSETDAGRYGCRVDIYGWFNDKKHHFDLTVETAPQTTTSSPSSRETSPEQTDVSPPAGQLTSTELVQTSSSSSVTAEDSSVGVVLVCVLVGLVVLVTAGAGAIIAVSSRSPVGSSSGRRRRRRCSSRVEARWWRTSTR
- the LOC141752411 gene encoding T-cell immunoglobulin and mucin domain-containing protein 2-like isoform X3 codes for the protein MMKIVVLLVLLTVGVVVGDSVVGRVGGGVTLTCKYDIFHHGALGVCWGRGDIPPSGCRNQLISTDGHRVVDGTRASSRYQLLGRLEAGDVSLTILNVSETDAGRYGCRVDIYGWFNDKKHHFDLTVETAPQTTTSSPSSRETSPEQTDVSPPAGQLTSTELVQTSSSSSVTAEVRGDAHEQDSSVGVVLVCVLVGLVVLVTAGAGAIIAVSSRSPVGSSSGRRRRRRCSSRVEARWWRTSTR